The following proteins are co-located in the Purpureocillium takamizusanense chromosome 10, complete sequence genome:
- a CDS encoding uncharacterized protein (COG:S~EggNog:ENOG503NZUX~TransMembrane:7 (o52-75i82-100o115-137i158-182o194-218i261-280o300-319i)): MDGYFRDVVPIDAIPPEVLNGTVLPSQYCYKHPDYDVLCDHVGGFYSYRVDIAANAAFLGLFAASLLGYAAVAFVLRRGRGLAFGVAMMLGLVCEVLGYAGRVLSWRNRWDENGFLMQICCLTIGPAFMAAGLYLCLRRIVTAFGPENSRIPPEYYTRIFIPCDVVSLVLQATGGGMAAVAFHGSRSATAGTNIMIAGLSFQVFTLLCFIAASVDFALRTHRRQKQQQQQYHSQLDSGADSTGSGSGNAHHLVRMRQTLRFRLFLAALALSTFCILWRSAFRVAELSEGWSGPIIGKQGLFIGFEGVLIVVAVYALNVFHPVLCAPELFEVGGGLKGLWFLRRKAASGRASSERGHKIEGSGESSG; the protein is encoded by the exons ATGGACGGCTACTTTCGGGACGTCGTCcccatcgacgccatccCGCCCGAGGTCCTCAACGGCACCGTCCTGCCCTCGCAGTACTGCTACAAGCACCCCGACTACGACGTCCTGTGcgaccacgtcggcggcttcTACTCGTACCgcgtcgacatcgccgccaacgccgccttcctcggcctcttcgccgcctcgctgctgggctacgccgccgtcgccttcgtcctccgccgcggccgcggcctcgcctttggcgtcgccatgatgctcggcctcgtctgcgaggtcctcggctacgccggccgcgtgctCTCCTGGCGCAACCGCTGGGACGAGAACGGCTTCCTCATGCAGATCTGCTGCCTCACCATCGGCCCCGCCTTCATGGCCGCCGGGCTGTACCTGTGCTTGAggcgcatcgtcaccgcGTTTGGGCCCGAGAACTCGCGCATCCCGCCCGAGTATTACACCCGTATT TTCATCCCCTGCGACGTCGTCTCGCTCGTCCTCCAGGCCACCGGAggcggcatggccgccgtcgccttccacggcagccgctccgccaccgccggcaccaacATCATGATCGCCGGCCTCAGCTTCCAGGTCTTCACCCTCCTGTGCTTCATCGCCGCGTCCGTCGACTTTGCCCTGCgcacccaccgccgccagaaacaacaacagcagcagtaccATAGCCAGCTAgacagcggcgccgacagcactggcagcggcagtggcaaCGCGCACCACCTAGTCCGCATGCGCCAGACGCTGCGCttccgcctcttcctcgccgccctcgccctctccaCCTTTTGCATCCTCTGGCGTAGCGCcttccgcgtcgccgagctgagCGAGGGCTGGTCCGGCCCCATCATCGGCAAGCAGGGCCTCTTCATCGGCTTCGAGggcgtcctcatcgtcgtcgccgtctacGCCCTCAACGTCTTCCATCCCGTCCTCTGCGCCCCCGAGCTGttcgaggtcggcggcgggctcaaGGGCTTATGGTTCTTGAGGCGAAAGGCCGCCTCCGGCCGCGCGTCGTCCGAAAGGGGACACAAAATTGAGGGCTCCGGCGAGTCGTCTGGTTAA